The Rufibacter sp. DG15C region TTGGAGTATGTTTTTGTAGATGACGGATCAAAAGACAACACGTTGCAGGTTTTGATGACGCTTAAGCAGCACTATCCTGAGAAAGTGAAGGTGGTCAAGCTCGCCAAAAACGTGGGTTCTTATAATGCCGTCATTGCGGGCATGGAGTATGCCGAAGGGGATTGTTCGGCCATCATATCCGCTGACCTGCAGGACCCGCCTGCCTTGATGGTGAGGATGTACGGCTATTGGCAGAATGGCGTGAAGCTAATCATAGGGCATAGGGAGGTTAGGGAAGACCCCATGTTGCAGCGCTTCTTTTCCTGGGGGTTCCATAAGGTCATGCGTAAAATAGCCTTTGATAAACTGCCCGCTGGAGGGTTTGACTTTGTATTTTTTGATAGGAGAATACGGGAGGAGATTCTGAAAATAAAAGATCCTAACAGCAATGTCATGTACCTTATGGCGTGGCTGGGCTTTGATTATGTCACCATTCCCTATAAAAGAGAAAAGCGTGAAATAGGTACCTCCAAATGGACCTTCAGTAAAAAGCTGAAGCTGTTTCTAGACTCCGTATTGGCTTTTTCTTTTTACCCCATTAGGGCCATTTCTGTAACAGGTATGGTGTTAGGGTCCATTGCCTTTCTATATGGAGTTTTCGTCTTGTTTGCTAAAGCAACAGGGCAAGTAGCCGTAGAGGGATGGACGGCCTTGATGGTAGTTTTGTTGTTTGTCTCCTCTTTTCAGATGATTGCCTTGGGTGTGATTGGGGAATACGTTTGGCGAGCGCTGGATGCCTCCAGGAAAAGGCCGCTGTACATTGTAGAAAGCGTACACTAAACCTTCCAGATATCCTTTGACTTTACAGTTGCCCTTAAGGTTTACTTGATGTATCCAATTCTTCTAATAGGCGTTGTCCTTTCCATTTTTTTCTTTTTGCTGGGTTCTTTGTTCATAGACCGTCAGCTGAAAGGGTCTTCTGGGTTTTTACAGAATGTTATTAATCTTTGGGTTGGGATCCTTTTAGCTGTTTCAGTTTATGCAATCGTGAAAACTGCCATGATTACCATCATGGTTTTGCTGTTGCTGGTGATTGTTCTATTTAGGAAGAGATTCAGTCTGGAGAAAGCTCAAAACCCCATTGGGAAATTACGTTTTGGGGTAGTATTGGCAGGCGTTTATGTTCTGGTTTTCTTCGTCCAGGTCAACTTTCAACTGGACGTGTTTGATCATCCCTTAAATTACCTGAAACATATTCATGCAGACGACGGGGAGCGCTACATCTACAGCCACATTGTTAGTCTACTGTATTATGAGGAGGTAGAAACGGTAAGTGTAGAAGGGGTGCTCAAAGGTTTTACTGGTGTTTCACTTTACCATTTCGCGGAATTCTGGTTGGCAAGCCTCTTTAAGTCAATCTATAACGCCAAAAGTGACCTGATACTGTTTTATTTTGTATTCCCCTTATTGAAAACCCTGTGCGTGCTAACGGTCTACTCTATCTATGCCCACAGGCTGGATACCTATAAAAGAAAACTGCTTGGCGTTTTTATCGTCTTTGGTTTTGTGGTGCTGGGGTTGAAATGGATTTTCCCTCCGCATGCTGTCGCAGACCTGCGAGCCATCGTATTACTGCCTTTTTTGATTCTGGTGGCTAAGTTGTTGTATGATAAAAAATATGATGCGGCTTGTGGGTTCTTGCTGATAGCCGGAATAGAGAATGTGTTATTTCTGCCTGCGGCGGCCCTGTTTCTGCTTTTGTTTTTTGATAAGGTAGAAAAACGCACCTTTTATTTGTTTGGGGCCTATCTGGTAGCTTATCCCTTGTTCTTCTTCCTTTTCAAGGAAAAAGTGACGGATAAATATATGACCTTGAGCCTGCAAGAGACCTTTCAAACAATTATAAGTGACGCGCCGGCGAGAAGGGTGTACCGGATTTTCTTACTGGCATTATTGTCTTATCCTTTTAAGGTGCTGCTTTCCTTTATCCTTCTAAACAATTATTCCGCACTCATTAAAAAGGTCTGGTTGCGAGACCTAGGATACTGGCTATTGCTTTGTTTTGTAGTGTACCACGGGCTGTTTGGGATATTCCAAAGCCTTTCAGTAGACGCGTACCAGTTCAAGAGCGTGGGGCTAAACTTAGCTGGGGTGGCCTTCTTCTTTATTTTGGCTTATCTAATTGATAAGGGCAAGTTCCTGATTTGTTTAGTGATCATGCTCTTAGTCACTGACTATACCTATCCATTCTCAGAAGTTAAAACAAACAGAGCGTATGATCCTAATCTGGAGGATAAGTTAGCGAGAATAGGGGAAGGCAAAGTAATAAAGGGCCTTTTTGTAGACGAAAACGAAGTATTAGAAAGTCAATTTTTCTTATTCCTCTATC contains the following coding sequences:
- a CDS encoding glycosyltransferase family 2 protein, which encodes MPLVSVIIPCYFNEDNIPSTFLRLLENEDLFPEDVALEYVFVDDGSKDNTLQVLMTLKQHYPEKVKVVKLAKNVGSYNAVIAGMEYAEGDCSAIISADLQDPPALMVRMYGYWQNGVKLIIGHREVREDPMLQRFFSWGFHKVMRKIAFDKLPAGGFDFVFFDRRIREEILKIKDPNSNVMYLMAWLGFDYVTIPYKREKREIGTSKWTFSKKLKLFLDSVLAFSFYPIRAISVTGMVLGSIAFLYGVFVLFAKATGQVAVEGWTALMVVLLFVSSFQMIALGVIGEYVWRALDASRKRPLYIVESVH